Below is a genomic region from Balaenoptera acutorostrata chromosome 9, mBalAcu1.1, whole genome shotgun sequence.
GAAATGGCAAGGAATTGTACACGCGGGCAGGATAAATTACTGATGTTGTCTTTAATTGTAACTGTTAGGCTTTCTTCCCAGACCGTGGTGCCAGGGTTGGCAATCTGACTGCCAAGTCTTGGAAATCCTCTGAGGTGAGAATATTTGGGTTTATAACATTGGTCACGGTGGAACAGGGACGAGTGCTAGCTTGGAGCAAGAGACCGGGCATCCAATTCCAAATCTGCTACCACCCTGCCCTGTGGCTTCAGGCAGATTACTGCTCCTCCCTAAACTCAGCGTCCTCATTGTAAAGTGTAGCTGACAATTGTAAGGATCCCTGGAATATCTGCTGGGAAAGCACTTTGAGGCTCCATGCACCCACCTCCGCTGGCTAACTCCAGTCAGTCCCCCTTCCTAGGCTCACTGCCAAAGAGCTATGGGAGGGGGACGGCCCACAAAAGCAGGAGGCGCCGTAGTTGGGGGCTGGGCACAGAAGCAGCACAGAGCaggggagaggccacgatggcaGACAAGGGTCTGCATCAGAAGGCTGGGGGAACTAGCCCTGGCTCTCATAACAACTCACCGTGAGGACACGGGCCAGTCTCTGccccttctgcctcagtttccagccatgtgaaatggggataaccaCAGTTCTCACAGTGACTGGCTGCCTGCAGTCACTGTGAGAACACGTGGAGACTGGATATGGACTCAGCAGGCAGGGTTGAGGGGTAATGCAACttcttatttattaatatataacaacaaaaataataaagctcaCATCTGCAACTGTTCAGGTCTTTGCTATAAGGTCCTGGTCACTTTGTCTGGACTGGCCGTGACCTTCAGCTCCGGGGTCTGGGCTAGGAAGACGTTCCAGTGACCTGcatggagaaaagaggaagagtcGCGTGTGTGTTTAGGGGTGTGTGCTGTATGTGTatgtgcaggggtgtgtgtgttgtgtgtgtgtgttgtgtgtgtgtgcatgcatgtgcacaaCAGAGACAGGGTGACTGGGGTGGGGCAAACTTAGGACAACGAGGACTGTGTAGCCTGGGTTTGGAGCccacagggaggagggaggtggggacccCATCACACCCCAAATCCCAAAGGGTTCTGACACATGACCCCGCCTTCAAACAACCAACATGTGTGGGCCGGGCTGGTACCCTGACTCCTGTTGGTGACCCTCCCATCTGTGACTTCCTCTCCCCCACCTGAAGACCCACCTGGGTCCATCTTCCTCAGGGGAGTGTAGAGCAACTTAAGGGCATCAGAAGGAACGTGGTTAGAAGGTTTCAGTGGGAAAGGCTCCAGTGGAGAGACGCTAAGCAGCACCAGGATTTAGGGGCTCAGAGCCCCACCTCTGACAGCCCTGTCTCCCTCACCCCCAAGACCAAATCCAGCTGGCTCTGCTTTACCTTCCCGCTCCCAAGCTCCCGAGAGCGTCTGAGTTGGGAAATCTCTGGCCCAGACGCCCACTGGATTCCTGTGCCGGGAACTGACGTCTGTGGCTGACAGCCGCCCTCCTCCCGGCACCAGCAGCCTGGAACTCCCCAGGAGGCCCCAGCTTCTAGCCCGGCTCTCTTCCCAGGCCCCAGTCCTCAGCCCAGGGTCCCACCTTTGTGGGTGCCAGTGAGCAACCGGAAGTTCTGTGCCTCTTTCTGGAAGTCTTGCTTCCTGACTTTCTTGATCTGAATCAAGTGGAAGATTCCTGAGGGCAGAGACAAGGGCGTGAGCAGGAAAGGCAGGGTGTGTGGTCAGTGAAACAGGGTGACTTAGACCTGGGACAGACCCCgtcacctccctcccctccccctttctgaCCAGACACCAAATCCTGTGGACTAAATTCCCTAAATATTTTGAATCTGTTCTCCCATCCCCACTGTCACCCTTCCCATTCAGGCCCCATCATGCCTTGCCTGGGTCACTGCACTAGACTTCTGACCCCTTTAACCCTGCCTCTAATCTATGATCCTGGCTGTGGTCATTGGAAAATATGCATGTTACCCCGTCATTCCCCTTCTGTGACCCTGCTCCTGTCACCGTCACCTTCCTGCTCTCACACCACTCACCTGTCCACAATGCAGAGAgggggaaggcaggagggagggaggaaagaaggaagaaaagctgCCAGGCCTGTAGGGCCTGGTCAAGCTTTTTTCTGGACATAGAACGTATGATAAAAATCAATAGGTGATTTGCTTCAGACACCCAAGCACTACCCAAGGTGTCAGGGTTGTAGTCTCCCTTTCAGCTCAAGGCTCAGTTTACCCCATCCCTCTGAGTGGCCTTGCCTGTGCTCCAGTCCTAATCAGCTACTTGAGGTCCCTGAGGGGGCCAAGCCTTTACATATGCTTCCCCCTCTGCTGAAACACCTTCTCCAATTGCCACAggtgaactcctactcatcctcccAGCCTCACCTGGGAAGTCTTCCTCgattctccctcttcccccaaatAGTTATAATTTCCTCCTTGGGTTACCCACAGCTCTTGGCTTCTGTTTGTGATCGTTCCTATTTCTAATGTGCTATCGTTGTGTCTGCTCTTGCCTCCCTTACCAGACTGGGAACTCGGGGAGGGTGTTCCTCTTGGGTTCCCCGCACCTGGCCCACATTAGgcatgctgaatgaatgaatgaatgaatccatggATGGATGGAGAAGCAAATATATGTGTACCCTGTGTAGGCCAGGCCCTGAGGGGGAATGAGGTATTAGCTGGATCTCCTGATGTTTGCATCCCCTGGGGAGCACAGGCACCACACATGGCCCTGAGGCCCTGAGCACACGGGCTCTGATGTCGTGCCGGCTGTTACCACCGGGGTCTGTGGCCAGAAAGAACAGATGTGACAGCAAGACCTCTGCTAGGCCAGCACCGCCCTCAAGAAAACCAAGAACTGGCCTTGCTTATGGGAATCCAAGTGGGATCCCACCGAGGGGAAGAGACAGCACTGGTCCTgggactgaggcccaggaagctgGGAATGCCCAGCACTGTCTTCAGGGCCCCCAGTCCAGATGCCAAGGACCAGAATACGGGAGAGACTTGCTCCAAAGGCCCAGGCCACATCACAAGCATGAGATGGGGACAGGTCCTGGTGCTCCAGTCCTGCCACTGCACAAACCCCCAAACACAAATTGGAGAGGTAATGGGGATGAGGGCAGGTCCCCACGCTGTTGCCTATAAAGCATGATTGAAAGGTCTGAGACCTTGGGTCTGGAATCAAGAGCTTGCCTGAGGGTCATGGTTGTGCCTCTTGCTCTTTGAAGGGCGTGCCAGGCCTGAGAGTGGCTGGGCTCTGTGTGTCCTGGGCAGAGGTGGCAGTGGTGGGCGAGTTCCAAGAGATAGGACAGGCTTAGCTTAGTGTGAAGAACCCTCTCTGGGTAGAGCCATGCCCAGAATGGCAAGTGAACGACCTgtctggaggtggggagggggtgtgtgcaGTCAGGGGCTAGAGACCATCAGGGAGGCTGCAGGGGGACTTCCTTCCTGGGGTGGGGCGAGGAATTGAGACCCCTGAGGTCCCTTCTACTCTGAAATTCTAGACTCTAAAAAGCCCTTTAACCCTGCGCCAACTCTCTGCTCAGACTCTGGGCCTGGGGCTGGTCCCACTGTGGTGTGGCCTCAGCCCAGCTTTCAGCATTCACCTGCTCACTTTGTGTCCAGGCCAATTGCCCTCTTCCTCTCCTGGCCCCCAAGGGCTGCTGTTTCCACTTGTCTGGGTGAGGAAACAGGAAAGATTTCCTACTGACGATCAGACCTTGGGAGAGTTTGTTTTGACTTTCACAGTCTGGGACAGGGAGGTAACAGACAGGGAGGCTGATGGGGCATTTCAGGCACCCAGAGGCTCAGGAGAtagcggggcgggggtgggggaaggtttGCTAGTGACAGGATGGCAGGGCCTGGCATTGTGAAGTTGAAGAGTCCTCCCCACCTTGTTCCTTTTTGCTGGGCTGCCTGGTAATGAGATTTTGCCTTGAGCTATCATGCCTCCTTCTCAGCCATCCTGGGCCTTCCTTAGGCCCTTCCCTAAAAGCATAAGGTCACCTTTGTGGAGGCGGCACTGGGGACAgtaagacctgggtttgaatctttgCTTTACTGTTTAAACTGTGTGGTTTTGAGCAAGTCATTTTACCTCTcagactcagttttcttatctgcaaaatggggcatTAATACATACCCTTCAGCTTTCTTATATGTGGGTGAATTGAAGCACATTATATATAGTACCTGCTAAATACCAATCACAGAGCACCAGGCATGTAAACATGGGCTCTGGCACCAGAGTTTGAGGCTGTCACTGTCGGCCTGCCTGTAGTGTGCCCCTCTTGCCTTTCTAAATCCTGTCCAGCTCAGGCCCATCCTCcacaaagccttccctgaccagctTAGCTCCCAGGGAGCTCTTCCTGCACCCAGGGCACAGAGCCATGAGGTCCTGAGGACAGAGCCTGGGCCTGTTACTCTCTTTGGTCacagaggggtgggaggaggcccAGCATAAACATGCAGCCCCACCTGTCCAGGGAAAGATGGAATCTCAAGGCTCAAAACAATCATGAAGGTTATTGAACTTACTCCTCAGCCAGTGGCCAAATCCTCACCCAGCCCTTGCTTGCACACTTGCGTGAATGGAACTTGCTTCCTCCCTTCCACTGCAGGAAGGCTTTATGGTTGAGAAGGTGCTTCCTCTCATTAACTGAAACCTGCCTCTCTGCAATTCTAACCAACTGATGAGGCAGGATAAGAAGGAGGCTGACATTTTTAGCACTTACTATAGGTCAGGGGTGGTAcctatattctttcatttaatcctccaaaaCCCCTTCTCCCCCATTAACAGAAGAgaaatctgaggcccagagaggtcaagtgattgcccaaggccacacagctaagaaatggcagagccgggattcaaacccaggtctgtctgattccaaagcccctGCTTGTTGTTCTGACCCTTGTGGTCACTGAGAACACaactgctccctctgcctggggcaGTCCTTCAGAGCCATGAAGCCAGCGGTCCTGTCCCCCTGAGTCTTCTCTTCTCCAGGCTGAACAGCTCCGCTTTCTTCGTCCATTCCTCCTACGACAGGGGGCAGAGTAGAGCAGGGAAAGAGCCGCATCTGACGTCACAAGACCTGGGCTCTAGCTCCCGTCctccacttactggctgtgtggccttgggccaggtacttcacctctctgagcctcagtttcctcatctgtaaaatggggataataatacctaactcTCAGGATcgttgaggatcaaatgagataatgaacgtgaaagcactttgtaaactcCAAAGTGCTTCACACATTGGTTGTTATTATCATTGTCATCATTCTTATTATCATCCCCTCTTTCACcccccccatctcccccacctccccactgccAGCCAAACACATCAGTAAATTGACCTTAGAGCTAATTCCCATTTAAAGGGTTTAATTTGTTTTACTCTATCCAGGGGATTTATGTTTTACAAGAAGAGCCCCAAAACTGAACTCCCAGCAATTCCCTTATCAATGAAAACTCTTGACCTTCAGTTGGTGATAGGAGCAGCCTGATGAACAGGGTGAGTTTCTCACAGAATGAGAAACATATTCTGATGTCGACTTACCTTGGAGGGATAGAATCCACCTTATAGTAAAGGCTGAATGAGACTGGCCTTGAGGATTTGAGGATGCTGTGAGGGCCTTCCTGCCTGAAAAGATCTCTCCTCCCAGTCTGCTGAAAGTCTACCAATAGACAGCTCTTTGTTTTATCAGGGTAGACATTACTCTGTCCTGGCTCCTCACAAAGTGTAAAAACCCCTTTCCCCCAGGAGAGGGAGCACTTCAAGGCCCTGGCATTTCAGAGTGGGTGAGCTTATCAGAATTGTCAGATAGAATCAGTCTCCCTCTATCTCGGAATCTGGGACTCAAAGCTGGAAGGTGGCCCAAGGCAGGTCTTCCTGGGCCAGAGGCACTTGATCAACAAAACTCCCTTAACACCCTTAGCAGGTCTGGAGCAAAGGAAGGGGGACAGGCCAGAGGGGGAGTGGGCCACTGCTCACCTTTTACCAGCTTCCAGAGGTAGATCTCCACCTGATCAGAAGCCTCACGCTCGAGGGCAAAGCGACGCAGGTTGTCCGGGCTTGGGGATACTGACGTGTGGACGAGGACCCGGCCCGGCGCCTTCGGACACTTGGTGGCACTGATCTCACTGTGGTCAGGGTCTGCCTTGTCCTCTGGGAGAGACAAGGAGCTTGTGAACACTCTGTTTCCCCACCCCTGGTAGCCCAGGAAGAGGGGCCACTGGTCTGACATCCCCCTCAGGGTCAATAGGATCCTTGGGAAAGTTCTGGTGcccctgggaagagaaggaggtctctggggaagagagagggggcCTCTCCCCCATTCACCTCCCATTGATTAGCATGTCAGGAAACTTCTCACCCTTCAGGGCCCAGCTCACCTTCCACCTCTTCCAGGCAGCCCACCTGGAACAGCTCAGCGCACCATTTCCTCCCACCCGTAGCTTGTAAAACCCTTCTTGCTTATGCCTCTCCCTCAGGCCCTTAATCCCACACTGCCTTGCATTGCCTTGTAATTGTTTCACTTGGGTATGTTTTCTCTCTAAAATAAACCCACAGGGTGAAGGGCAGGAATCATGTTCTCCAAGTCTTCTGAGTCACTCATACCACCCAGCACAGGCTCACTCTGAACACACATAGAATGAAAGGTTTGGGAGGGATTGAGGTGACGATGGCAGTAATGATGACGATGAGTGTGATACGGGACAGGTTCTAGAAGGAGTTCCAGTTCCAGCTCCACTGctcttttgctgtgtgacttaggaagttcccttcccttctctgggtctcagttttcccatatgTTGATGAGGATTGAAGGAAGACAGCAGTGGTCAAGAGCATtgtctttgtgggaattccctggcggtccagtggttaggactcggcgctttcactgctgtgggcccgggatccgatccctggtcagggaactaagatcctgcaagccgtgctgcgcggccaaaataaataaataagtaaattgaaaGAGGGAATTGTCTTTGGAATAAGACAGACAGGGTTcatatcccagctctgtcacttacagcTTTGGGACCTGGGACAAGGTATTTATCTTCTCATTCTGTAAACTGGAGATAAAGATGCCTGCCTTGTCCATTTTGGTGAGGATTACATGAATTCAGCCAAAATACCTACccggcacatggtaagtgctcaataaatgttggccatTCCTCTTAAAAGTCCTAATAGCCTAATATTTTATGACTTCACAGAATCCAGGACATTATTTGATTCTATGTATGTCTGAAAGTCTCTGAATCTGTAACAGTAGATGGTTCCATAAGTCTAATATTTTGAGTTGggcatttttcactgctgtgctTCTAACATTCTGTGCATGTAATAACCCCTACATCCCCTGGCTCTGAGTCCATGCCCCATCCATGTCAGAGATGTTCCAAGTGTCTGTGCTCTGGGGAGAGAGACCCATGGCTCACTCTGGCcagtgccctccctgcccccaggctcTCTTTGTACCTGGACAAATCTTGCAGCACTTCCCAGCCACTTTCTTGGGCTGAAGGCAGGGGTATTCAGTGGGGCAGGTCACCCGCTGGCAGTCCTGGCGGCCGTCCTGACAGGTGCACAGGATGCAGGGCAGGGGTCCGAAGGAGCGGAAGGCTGGGTGCCACACCTCCCCATGGGAGTACGTCTTCCCGCCATGCACAcaggctgggagggcaggaagggaggagggtcAGTGCCTCGGACTCGGGTCAGAGTCCAATAACGGCTGGGAGTAGGTCCTTGGGGCGCCCCTGCTCCACCAGTCTGGCCCAGCCACACTGCCTGCAAAGTGGAGGCCAGGGAGTAAACCAGTCCTCTGTCCCTGACATCCCCCGTCTCAGCACTCAGGGCCGAGATGGGCCAGTAAGTTCTTGCCGAAGATGGAGAGTCCTGCTGTTCACAGGCACCTCCAGTGGGGCACGGGGAGGGATGGCCTGACAGTAGGAGGCCTGTGATCAAGTGCTGTCACTGCCTGGCCATGTGAGCTCTGTCAggtcccttctcccttctcagcCTCAGTGTCCCATCTGTACAGAGAGGGGCTGGACGGATGCTTCTGCAGCCCCTCCCGCTCCACCAGTCAGGGTGCCCTGCAGTGAGGCCTCTTTCCTCCCCCTCTGCTGCCACAGTTGTCCCCTTAGCCTCCTTCCCTGATCCATCCCAACCATCCTCCTGCAGCCCAGCtctgcttcctccttccttcatCAGAAACTTGCCCTCACCACTTCCTTATCTTATAATAATTAATGTACATGTCTGTCTCCCCTACTAGTCTATGTGCTCCTGGAGGACAGGGACCATTTTCATCTCTCTGTTCTGTGTCCCTCAATTCCCAGCAAAGACATGGcagatgctaaaaaaaatattgttgtaTGGCCCGTAGTCCTGGTTCCAGGACTGGTTCTGTCTCTGACTCAATACTCTGAAcctgtgtcctcatctgtcaaatgggggttTAGACCCGACGTTCTAGGGGTCTACAAGCTCATGGCCAAGTTGAGATTGGGGAACTACTCGGTGGAGGTGCAGGGATGGGAAGTGGGAACAGTCAGGGCCCCCCTTTCCCACCTCAGGAGTTGGCAGAGGCTCCAGTTCCCACCTTTCTTATGTTTCTCCTTCAGAACAATCTTGACTGTCGTGCTGCCTGCCTCCTTCGGTCGGAAGTGGCGAGGGAGGAAGCCCAGGGGGGCGCTGGGGCCAGTGGGGCTTGGGGTGCTCGGGTCTCTCTTTCTCCCACCGTCCCCTGAACACGGATCCTGGGAATGTCTCTGCAAAGGGCAGGAAGGATGCAGCTCACCGACAGGCCACTGCCAGTGCAGGAGCAGCCAGACAGAGGCTGTGGTGAGAGGCCTGAGGATGGCTCGAGTGACTGAGCCTGACGGCCCAGGGAAGACAGGGCATAGGCTCCGGGTAGAAAGAAGATCTGGCTGGGGTCGAAGATGTTCCCAGGCAATGGGCCTTTGAAAACTCTCAGAGGATAGTGGTTTAGAAATCCAGCCTCCACTGAGCCCTTCTCAGGCTGGCAGAGCCAGAGCCTTGGGGCTGAGATGGGCAAGGGTGCTGAAGTCTTGATCTGGGAGACATAAGTGATCAGGGACCTGGAGAACTTAATATGTAAGAAATGGAAGGTGAGAATGTAGTGAGGATGAGAGTCAGGAAATTCTTCTTTGTCCAAGAAGATTTAGGTGATGGGACAGGGGATGGGCCTCTGAAGATCCCACCAGGCCCCGGAATCCCACAGGCAGGAGGACTGAGAGCAGGCCCTGTCCGGAGGTGATGGGTCTTGGGAGCCTCCTTTCCTGAGTCCCTGGAATCCAACATCCCGAGACCCCACCCCTCCAGATCAGGTCTTGGGAGGGCTGGCAGTGAGAacaaagggtgtgtgtgtgaaggcAGCCTAACAGGACAGGGGCTCCCCAGTCCAGAGATTGGGGATTGGGAGCTCCAGGCCGTGGGAGAGGAGCAAGTGGGCTGGGGGCAAGGGGCAGAGCTTACCACCCCGTCACTGACCCTGAGTCACTCACATGCCTTCTTCTGCAGCCCCTTTCTGACTGTACAGTCTCTGAGTCAGTCCTCTGATGGCTGGACTGAGCCCACAAGAGCTCCTAGAGTAGAAACTGTGTCCCAGGCCCCAGCACAGGCCCAGGCACACAGGAGGCACCCAGGAAATGCTTGTCAAGTAGAATAGAGGCAGAAGGGAAATGAAGAGCCCAGCCCCCTAACTGGTGACTTGCCCACGGCATCCAGCAAGTCAGTAAGTAGCTGCTCGGGGCCTGGAACTAAGTCTGGTGGGTTTCACTTAGCTGCCTCCTGGGGAGAGAATGGGGAGAgaatggggaggaagggggatgACATGGTCCAGTCCCATGGCCCAGGACCCGCTAGACAAAGCCCAGCCTGGGAAGTGGGGGTGAGCTggcaggggagaagggagagctcATTCATTCAGACCCCCGGGGAGTCTCTGGGAAGGGGAACCCCCCCTCTTCGAGTCCCCCAGGGTCCAGGTGACCCAGGATGAAAGAGCAGGTGGAGCTATTCACATCATAGACATAGCACAGGTGGCAGACAGGGGTGTGAGTCAGTGTGTGCGCCCATTCTCCCACCTCTTTCCTCTCTGACCAGAGAGCACTGAGCAGGTTAGCTCAACTTAACTCTAGACCAAGATCGAGAGGGGTCAAAATGGAGCCAGCAACAGTGAGGTAGCCCCAGACAAAGAACTGGTACCTCAGGAGCTAGATGGGGAAGGTTGGCCCAAGTCAGAGGCCACTCCCCTGGGGGACATGCTGCCCAGAGGCGGCCTGAATAAGGACGGACACAGGCTCTGGACGGAACAGCGTCAGAATTTTCCAGGAGGGAAACCGGGAAGCTTGGGGCCTGCTCCTGCCCTGTGTGGTGTTTTTTCCCAGACCCCTCCTGACTCATCGGCCCACGGTGGGAGCCGGGATGGAAGTCTAAGGAGAGGGCCTGGAACCTGGTGGCGGCTAATGGAGCTGACCCAGGgcacagatgagaaatgaggaccACAACTGGTATTGCCTGCTCCAGAGCAAGGAGATCTAGGCCCTGGataccagccccctcccctcctctccccaccctgtcCCTAAAGCTGTGCACTCACCACCCCACGGGGTGACTGCGTGGCGTCCTCTTCAGCTGATTTCTCACTTGACCCATCTGGAAACCCAAAGGGAGTCGGGTCAGCCTCCGCTTCCTCAGCCTTGGGGCCAGAGCCCTGCAGGCCACCACCTCTAGGCTCTGCCCCTCCAAGGCCTGTTGCCACTTCTGCAGCCCCCCACACCAGTAGGTCCCTTTGTCCCAGTGGGGACTTATTCCTACTTCTCATTACAGCATCGCCTCACCCTTGGGTTGATGAAGTCCCTACAACTGGgccactgcctcagtttccccacactGGCCTCTTGGTCACTTAAGACTGAACCACTTGGCTGGGCCAGAGCATCTTGTTCAGTGTCGTCACGGATGGCCCAAGGGCTCTGAATCCCAGCCTGCTTAGCTGCAGTCCCCTGGGCAGCCCCTCTGCCCAGCCACGCATGAAGTCACCAGACTTGGTCTACACTATATGCTCCCGTGGTTGCCCTCTAGCCCCTCTGCCCCTCCAACTGGAACAGCCTAGGACTCCTCCATCCCCTACACCCTGGGGCACCAGCACACAAAACCCCCTGGAGTCCTGCAGCTTCCTAGATCCCTGAGTGGGATTCTCTCCCCTTCACCCCTGCCTCACATACAGAGTGTCTACTACCACTGAGCATTCTGGGTTCAAAGATCCAGAACGTTGGAATCAGCCTGTGCATTAGAAATCACCAAGGCCAATTTCTCAGTGCACACACAGcacagctgaggcccagagagggg
It encodes:
- the CHRDL2 gene encoding chordin-like protein 2 isoform X2 → MVPEVRVLSSLLGLALLWFPLDSHARARPDMFCLFHGKRYSPGESWHPYLEPQGLMYCLRCTCSESAHVSCYRLHCPPVHCPQPVTEPQQCCPRCVEPHTPSGLRAPPRSCQHNGTTYQHGETFSAHELLPSRLPNQCVLCSCTEGQIYCGLMTCPDPGCPAPLLLPASCCQACKDGSSEKSAEEDATQSPRGVRHSQDPCSGDGGRKRDPSTPSPTGPSAPLGFLPRHFRPKEAGSTTVKIVLKEKHKKACVHGGKTYSHGEVWHPAFRSFGPLPCILCTCQDGRQDCQRVTCPTEYPCLQPKKVAGKCCKICPEDKADPDHSEISATKCPKAPGRVLVHTSVSPSPDNLRRFALEREASDQVEIYLWKLVKGIFHLIQIKKVRKQDFQKEAQNFRLLTGTHKGHWNVFLAQTPELKVTASPDKVTRTL
- the CHRDL2 gene encoding chordin-like protein 2 isoform X1, with translation MVPEVRVLSSLLGLALLWFPLDSHARARPDMFCLFHGKRYSPGESWHPYLEPQGLMYCLRCTCSESAHVSCYRLHCPPVHCPQPVTEPQQCCPRCVEPHTPSGLRAPPRSCQHNGTTYQHGETFSAHELLPSRLPNQCVLCSCTEGQIYCGLMTCPDPGCPAPLLLPASCCQACKDGSSEKSAEEDATQSPRGVRHSQDPCSGDGGRKRDPSTPSPTGPSAPLGFLPRHFRPKEAGSTTVKIVLKEKHKKACVHGGKTYSHGEVWHPAFRSFGPLPCILCTCQDGRQDCQRVTCPTEYPCLQPKKVAGKCCKICPEDKADPDHSEISATKCPKAPGRVLVHTSVSPSPDNLRRFALEREASDQVEIYLWKLVKDEETEAQRGEVPGPRPHSQNLPLDSDQESQEARLPERGTELPVAHWHPQRSLERLPSPDPGAEGHGQSRQSDQDLIAKT